From a region of the Bradyrhizobium sp. KBS0727 genome:
- a CDS encoding TetR/AcrR family transcriptional regulator, with the protein MSTKMRAAPRAASEETRNQIKAAAQLLFARHGADAVTVQQIVAAAGQRNNAALHYHFGSKEELIRQMVVDGAAVLDERRQGMLRDMEARGGPATIREVLLILVMPVIELGDDERWRGYIRFTSNLQASDPKTFREALNNRWNAGYVACFTHLKRMLPLPAALVDQRLSLLSIYSNAILSAREAAQEARKGSKSRLWDQRFTIENILDTLEATISCPPSAQTLAILASDVP; encoded by the coding sequence ATGTCAACCAAAATGCGTGCCGCGCCCCGCGCCGCATCGGAAGAGACCAGGAACCAGATCAAGGCGGCGGCGCAATTGCTGTTCGCCCGCCATGGCGCCGACGCGGTGACCGTGCAGCAGATCGTTGCCGCGGCCGGGCAGCGCAACAACGCCGCGCTGCACTATCACTTCGGCTCGAAGGAAGAACTGATCCGCCAGATGGTCGTCGATGGCGCAGCGGTGCTCGACGAACGGCGACAAGGCATGCTGCGCGACATGGAAGCGCGCGGCGGACCGGCGACGATCCGCGAGGTTCTGCTGATCCTGGTGATGCCGGTGATCGAGCTCGGCGACGACGAGCGCTGGCGCGGCTACATCCGTTTCACCTCGAACCTGCAGGCGTCCGATCCCAAGACGTTCCGGGAAGCACTCAACAATCGATGGAATGCCGGCTATGTCGCCTGCTTTACGCATTTGAAGCGGATGCTGCCGCTGCCGGCGGCGCTGGTCGATCAGCGCCTCTCGCTGCTGTCGATCTACTCCAACGCTATCCTGTCGGCGCGCGAGGCGGCGCAGGAAGCCCGCAAAGGCAGCAAGAGCCGCCTCTGGGATCAGCGTTTCACGATCGAAAACATTCTCGATACGCTGGAAGCAACGATCAGTTGCCCACCCTCTGCGCAGACGCTTGCCATTCTGGCATCTGACGTGCCTTGA